The following are encoded in a window of Balaenoptera ricei isolate mBalRic1 chromosome 1, mBalRic1.hap2, whole genome shotgun sequence genomic DNA:
- the KCNA2 gene encoding potassium voltage-gated channel subfamily A member 2, whose amino-acid sequence MTVATGDPVDEAAALPGHPQDTYDPEADHECCERVVINISGLRFETQLKTLAQFPETLLGDPKKRMRYFDPLRNEYFFDRNRPSFDAILYYYQSGGRLRRPVNVPLDIFSEEIRFYELGEEAMEMFREDEGYIKEEERPLPENEFQRQVWLLFEYPESSGPARIIAIVSVMVILISIVSFCLETLPIFRDENEDMHGSGVTFHTYSNSTIGYQQSTSFTDPFFIVETLCIIWFSFEFLVRFFACPSKAGFFTNIMNIIDIVAIIPYFITLGTELAEKPEDAQQGQQAMSLAILRVIRLVRVFRIFKLSRHSKGLQILGQTLKASMRELGLLIFFLFIGVILFSSAVYFAEADERESQFPSIPDAFWWAVVSMTTVGYGDMVPTTIGGKIVGSLCAIAGVLTIALPVPVIVSNFNYFYHRETEGEEQAQYLQVTSCPKIPSSPDLKKSRSASTISKSDYMEIQEGVNNSNEDFREENLKTANCTLANTNYVNITKMLTDV is encoded by the coding sequence ATGACAGTAGCCACCGGAGACCCAGTGGATGAGGCCGCTGCCCTCCCTGGGCACCCGCAGGACACCTATGACCCAGAAGCAGACCACGAGTGCTGTGAGAGGGTGGTGATCAACATCTCAGGGCTGCGGTTTGAGACCCAGCTAAAGACCTTAGCCCAGTTTCCAGAGACCCTCTTAGGGGACCCAAAGAAGCGGATGAGATACTTTGACCCTCTCCGGAATGAGTACTTTTTCGATCGGAACCGCCCAAGCTTTGATGCCATTTTGTACTACTACCAGTCTGGGGGCCGGTTGAGACGACCCGTGAATGTGCCCTTAGATATATTCTCTGAAGAAATTCGGTTTTATGAGCTGGGAGAAGAAGCAATGGAGATGTTTCGGGAAGATGAAGGCTACATCAAAGAGGAAGAGCGTCCTCTACCCGAAAATGAATTTCAGAGACAGGTGTGGCTTCTCTTTGAATACCCAGAGAGCTCAGGGCCTGCCAGGATTATAGCTATTGTATCTGTCATGGTGATCTTGATCTCCATCGTCAGCTTCTGCCTGGAGACGTTGCCCATATTCCGGGATGAGAATGAAGACATGCATGGCAGTGGAGTGACCTTCCATACCTATTCCAATAGCACCATCGGGTACCAGCAGTCCACTTCCTTCACCGACCCTTTCTTCATTGTAGAGACCCTCTGCATCATCTGGTTCTCCTTTGAGTTCTTGGTGAGGTTCTTTGCCTGTCCCAGCAAAGCCGGCTTCTTCACCAACATCATGAACATCATTGATATTGTAGCCATCATCCCCTACTTCATCACCCTGGGAACAGAGCTGGCTGAGAAGCCAGAAGATGCTCAGCAGGGCCAGCAGGCCATGTCACTGGCCATCCTTCGAGTCATCCGGTTGGtaagagtctttaggattttcaagTTGTCCAGACACTCCAAAGGTCTTCAGATTCTAGGTCAGACCCTCAAAGCCAGCATGAGAGAATTGGGCCTCCTGATATTCTTCCTCTTCATCGGGGTCATCCTTTTCTCTAGTGCTGTCTATTTCGCAGAGGCCGATGAGCGAGAGTCCCAATTCCCGAGCATCCCGGATGCCTTCTGGTGGGCAGTCGTCTCCATGACAACAGTAGGCTATGGAGACATGGTTCCAACTACTATTGGGGGAAAGATCGTGGGTTCTCTATGTGCAATTGCAGGTGTGTTAACCATTGCCTTACCTGTCCCCGTCATAGTGTCCAATttcaactacttctaccaccgggagacagagggagaggaacaGGCCCAGTACTTGCAAGTGACGAGCTGTCCAAAGATCCCATCCTCCCCTGACCTAAAGAAAAGTAGAAGTGCCTCTACCATTAGTAAGTCTGACTACATGGAGATCCAGGAGGGGGTAAACAACAGTAACGAGGACTTTAGAGAGGAAAACTTGAAAACAGCCAACTGCACTTTGGCTAATACAAACTATGTGAATATTACCAAAATGTTAACTGATGTCTGA